A part of Capsicum annuum cultivar UCD-10X-F1 chromosome 6, UCD10Xv1.1, whole genome shotgun sequence genomic DNA contains:
- the LOC107873725 gene encoding tRNA (guanine-N(7)-)-methyltransferase non-catalytic subunit wdr4 isoform X1, which yields MEETNMEDCEQIRESEVAPALIAVHPAHKSVAVAVGLNLRVFNLQEGCSVSLVDDSGVHMHKYSIRAIRYGAEGKLFVSAGDDKLVKIWATDSWRCISSVSSEKRVTAVAISNDGRFVAFADKFGVIYAVEIEGYHENQTLPDKKAVPILAHYCSIITSLEFSPDGRYVISADRDFKIRVSVFPEKPSDGAHEIQSFCLGHTEFVSCLAFICSKDSQQWYLLSGGGDSTVRLWDFTCGFLLDNCHVGETELLQSKEGIDDSLLAVSDLSATPGGSLIAVAIQSYAGVVLLSCDLSAKSLHFARVVPIPGETFIPTSLAAASSSNQLWMVMGASTLYASDTSPLARVKVLYGFCESNQDSVEQETHVLEDKDLQGGEQLLQTLQGSSFIDKDALSTAAEAVKTAMCNLLIKKQYPSENREFRKRGRNDKKVNKKK from the exons ATGGAGGAAACAAACATGGAAGATTGTGAACAAATTCGTGAATCCGAGGTTGCTCCTGCATTAATTGCAGTTCATCCAGCTCACAAATCAGTTGCTGTCGCAGTTGGCTTGAATCTCCGTGTCTTTAATCTTCA AGAAGGTTGTTCGGTTTCATTGGTGGATGATTCAGGAGTGCACATGCATAAGTATTCAATAAGAGCAATTCGGTATGGTGCTGAAGGCAAGCTCTTTGTATCTGCTGGAGATGACAAACTTGTTAAGATTTGGGCTACTGATTCTTGGCGGTGCATAAGTTCGGT GTCATCCGAGAAGAGAGTTACTGCTGTTGCCATCAGTAATGACGGTCGTTTTGTAGCTTTCGCGGATAAATTTGGTGTAATTTATGCAGTTGAAATAGAAGGTTATCATGAAAATCAAACTCTGCCCGATAAGAAGGCAGTCCCGATTCTTGCCCACTATTGCAGCATCATTACTAGTCTG GAGTTTTCACCTGACGGACGATACGTTATTAGTGCCGATCGAGACTTCAAAATCCGA GTCTCTGTGTTCCCAGAAAAGCCATCAGATGGAGCTCACGAGATTCAAAGCTTTTGCCTTGGCCATACAGA GTTTGTTTCTTGCCTTGCCTTCATCTGCAGTAAGGATTCCCAGCAGTGGTATTTGCTTTCGGGAGGTGGCGATTCAACT GTACGCTTGTGGGACTTCACTTGTGGTTTTCTTCTTGATAACTGTCATGTCGGAGAG ACAGAACTATTACAGTCGAAAGAAGGAATAGATGACAGTTTGCTGGCTGTCTCCGATCTCTCTGCCACTCCCGGTGGATCATTAATTGCTGTGGCCATTCAGAG CTATGCAGGAGTTGTGCTTTTGAGCTGCGATCTTTCAGCTAAATCTCTTCATTTTGCAAGA GTGGTTCCAATTCCCGGGGAGACTTTTATTCCCACAAGCTTAGCTGCTGCCTCTTCATCAAATCAATTATGGATGGTCATGGGCGCATCGACTCTATATGCTTCCGATACATCACCTTTAGCTCGCGTGAAGGTTCTCTATGGTTTCTGCGAGAGCAACCAGGACTCCGTTGAGCAAGAGACGCATGTCTTAGAAGATAAAGATTTACAAGGCGGTGAACAACTCCTTCAAACGTTGCAAGGGAGTTCTTTCATTGACAAAGATGCATTATCAACAGCTGCAGAAGCAGTGAAAACAGCAATGTGTAATCTATTAATCAAGAAGCAGTACCCTTCAGAAAATCGCGAGTTTAGAAAGCGAGGGAGGAACGACAAGAAAGTAAACAAGAAAAAATGA
- the LOC107873725 gene encoding tRNA (guanine-N(7)-)-methyltransferase non-catalytic subunit wdr4 isoform X2, which translates to MHKYSIRAIRYGAEGKLFVSAGDDKLVKIWATDSWRCISSVSSEKRVTAVAISNDGRFVAFADKFGVIYAVEIEGYHENQTLPDKKAVPILAHYCSIITSLEFSPDGRYVISADRDFKIRVSVFPEKPSDGAHEIQSFCLGHTEFVSCLAFICSKDSQQWYLLSGGGDSTVRLWDFTCGFLLDNCHVGETELLQSKEGIDDSLLAVSDLSATPGGSLIAVAIQSYAGVVLLSCDLSAKSLHFARVVPIPGETFIPTSLAAASSSNQLWMVMGASTLYASDTSPLARVKVLYGFCESNQDSVEQETHVLEDKDLQGGEQLLQTLQGSSFIDKDALSTAAEAVKTAMCNLLIKKQYPSENREFRKRGRNDKKVNKKK; encoded by the exons ATGCATAAGTATTCAATAAGAGCAATTCGGTATGGTGCTGAAGGCAAGCTCTTTGTATCTGCTGGAGATGACAAACTTGTTAAGATTTGGGCTACTGATTCTTGGCGGTGCATAAGTTCGGT GTCATCCGAGAAGAGAGTTACTGCTGTTGCCATCAGTAATGACGGTCGTTTTGTAGCTTTCGCGGATAAATTTGGTGTAATTTATGCAGTTGAAATAGAAGGTTATCATGAAAATCAAACTCTGCCCGATAAGAAGGCAGTCCCGATTCTTGCCCACTATTGCAGCATCATTACTAGTCTG GAGTTTTCACCTGACGGACGATACGTTATTAGTGCCGATCGAGACTTCAAAATCCGA GTCTCTGTGTTCCCAGAAAAGCCATCAGATGGAGCTCACGAGATTCAAAGCTTTTGCCTTGGCCATACAGA GTTTGTTTCTTGCCTTGCCTTCATCTGCAGTAAGGATTCCCAGCAGTGGTATTTGCTTTCGGGAGGTGGCGATTCAACT GTACGCTTGTGGGACTTCACTTGTGGTTTTCTTCTTGATAACTGTCATGTCGGAGAG ACAGAACTATTACAGTCGAAAGAAGGAATAGATGACAGTTTGCTGGCTGTCTCCGATCTCTCTGCCACTCCCGGTGGATCATTAATTGCTGTGGCCATTCAGAG CTATGCAGGAGTTGTGCTTTTGAGCTGCGATCTTTCAGCTAAATCTCTTCATTTTGCAAGA GTGGTTCCAATTCCCGGGGAGACTTTTATTCCCACAAGCTTAGCTGCTGCCTCTTCATCAAATCAATTATGGATGGTCATGGGCGCATCGACTCTATATGCTTCCGATACATCACCTTTAGCTCGCGTGAAGGTTCTCTATGGTTTCTGCGAGAGCAACCAGGACTCCGTTGAGCAAGAGACGCATGTCTTAGAAGATAAAGATTTACAAGGCGGTGAACAACTCCTTCAAACGTTGCAAGGGAGTTCTTTCATTGACAAAGATGCATTATCAACAGCTGCAGAAGCAGTGAAAACAGCAATGTGTAATCTATTAATCAAGAAGCAGTACCCTTCAGAAAATCGCGAGTTTAGAAAGCGAGGGAGGAACGACAAGAAAGTAAACAAGAAAAAATGA